The bacterium genome has a window encoding:
- the metH gene encoding methionine synthase, whose product MGYLKSLRERVLVFDGGMGTGIQFRAPDPDDFQGHDGCNEWLSLTRPDLIADIHDSFLAAGCDAVETNTFGAFSVVLDEYGLGAETRRLAEAAARIARRVANDHAAPGRPRFVAGSIGPGTKLPSLGHIGFDDLAAAYEPLVDGLIAGGCDLLLVETCQDLLQLRAALDAVRRVSARRRVRLPVGVQITVETTGTMLLGTDTLAALAALLPLRPDTIGLNCATGPDAMRDHVRTLCRHSPVPVSVLPNAGLPRNDDGRMVYDLTPEHFTDTLVRFVEEFGVGVVGGCCGTEPRHLAALIARLGGRAAPRRDVEPLEALSSLYQAVPMAQSPRPLLIGERTNANGSKAFRERQAAGDVEGLVAMARAQQDEGAHVLDVCLAFVGRDEAADVAALMPRLNVEAQIPVMIDSTEPPAIEAALKRLGGRCIVNSINLEDGERRARDVLELCRRFGAAVVALCIDEQGMAREPARKLAVARRLTALAAEYGLGPQDMLIDPLTFTLGSGDEDSRRSALDTLKGLRLIKGGIPGARTLLGVSNVSFGLQPRVRRVLTSAFLRRALDAGLDAAILHAGKVLGADDVPAALWDACGRLIDDDRAAGDPLEVLLASDGVAPEAAPSEDLPVEQRLHRRIVSGRPQGLEADLDEALTTREPLAIINDLLLPAMQEVGDLFGSGRLQLPFVLRSAETMKAAVRHLEPHMSRSADASRGRFVIATVKGDVHDIGKNLVDIILTNNGYTVDNLGIKVPVEQLIEAVRRDRPAAVGMSGLLVKSTLVMRDNLDAFNEAGLDLPVILGGAALTRLYVERDLRRLYKGPVYYARDAFDGLRLVGAISRGEAPPAPVREDVAADDDGNSDALAIVSPGPGSPLAPVARLPQPPFWGTRVTTGFDLEEVWTLLNRAALVKGRWGYTRAGLDAAGYAALQREEIEPALARLRLDALQNGWLQPAAIHGWFPCASEGDDLLVWAAPDDAQPRWRFSFPRQAATPGRCLTDYVRPLGPERDVLGVMVVTVGEAATERCRALLQADDYREYLLAHGFAVETAEALAEFQHRALRRELGVDGDDAADPADLVKGRYRGRRFSFGYPACPDLEHQRLLREMLDWERIGIRLSEECQLEPEQSTSALVFHHPGAEYFSI is encoded by the coding sequence TACCTGAAATCGCTGCGCGAGCGCGTGCTCGTCTTCGACGGGGGCATGGGCACCGGCATCCAGTTCCGGGCGCCGGACCCCGACGATTTCCAGGGCCACGACGGCTGCAACGAGTGGCTCAGCCTGACGCGCCCCGACCTGATCGCCGACATCCACGACTCCTTCCTGGCCGCCGGCTGCGACGCGGTCGAGACCAACACCTTCGGCGCCTTCTCCGTCGTGCTCGACGAGTACGGCCTGGGCGCCGAGACCCGCCGCCTGGCCGAGGCCGCCGCCCGCATCGCGCGCCGCGTCGCCAACGACCACGCCGCGCCGGGCCGCCCGCGCTTCGTCGCCGGCTCGATCGGCCCCGGCACGAAGCTGCCCAGCCTCGGCCACATCGGCTTCGATGACCTCGCCGCCGCCTACGAACCCCTGGTCGACGGCCTGATCGCGGGCGGCTGCGACCTGTTGCTGGTGGAAACCTGCCAGGACCTGCTGCAGCTGCGCGCCGCCCTGGACGCCGTGCGACGGGTCAGCGCTCGCCGCCGCGTCCGCCTGCCGGTCGGCGTGCAGATCACCGTCGAGACCACCGGCACCATGTTGCTGGGCACCGACACCCTGGCCGCGCTGGCCGCCCTGCTGCCCCTGCGCCCCGACACGATCGGCCTGAACTGCGCCACCGGCCCCGACGCCATGCGCGACCACGTGCGCACGCTCTGCCGCCACAGCCCGGTGCCGGTGAGCGTGCTGCCCAACGCCGGCCTGCCCCGCAACGACGACGGCCGCATGGTCTACGACCTGACGCCGGAGCACTTCACCGACACGCTGGTGCGGTTCGTCGAGGAGTTCGGCGTCGGCGTCGTCGGCGGCTGCTGCGGCACCGAGCCGCGCCACTTGGCCGCCCTGATCGCTCGGCTGGGAGGACGGGCCGCGCCGCGCCGCGACGTCGAGCCGCTGGAGGCCCTGTCGAGCCTCTACCAGGCCGTGCCGATGGCGCAGTCGCCGCGCCCCCTGCTGATCGGCGAGCGCACCAACGCCAACGGCTCGAAGGCCTTCCGCGAGCGGCAGGCCGCCGGCGACGTCGAGGGCCTCGTGGCGATGGCGCGCGCGCAGCAGGACGAGGGGGCCCACGTCCTGGACGTCTGCCTCGCCTTCGTGGGGCGCGACGAGGCCGCCGACGTCGCGGCCCTGATGCCGCGCTTGAACGTCGAGGCGCAGATCCCGGTGATGATCGACTCGACCGAGCCGCCGGCCATCGAGGCCGCCCTGAAGCGCCTGGGCGGGCGCTGCATCGTCAACTCCATCAACCTCGAGGACGGCGAGCGCCGCGCGCGGGACGTGCTCGAGCTGTGCCGCCGCTTCGGCGCCGCGGTCGTCGCCCTGTGCATCGACGAGCAGGGCATGGCCCGCGAACCGGCGCGCAAGCTGGCCGTCGCCCGCCGCCTGACGGCGCTGGCGGCGGAGTACGGGCTCGGCCCGCAGGACATGCTCATCGACCCGCTGACCTTCACCCTCGGCAGCGGCGACGAGGACTCGCGGCGCAGCGCCCTGGACACGCTCAAGGGCCTGCGGCTGATCAAGGGCGGCATCCCCGGCGCCCGCACGCTGCTGGGCGTGAGCAACGTCAGCTTCGGCCTGCAGCCCCGCGTGCGGCGCGTGCTCACCTCGGCCTTCCTGCGCCGCGCCCTGGACGCGGGCCTCGACGCCGCCATCCTGCACGCCGGCAAGGTCCTGGGCGCCGACGACGTGCCGGCCGCCCTCTGGGACGCCTGCGGCCGGCTCATCGACGACGACCGCGCCGCCGGCGACCCGCTCGAGGTCCTGCTGGCCAGCGACGGCGTCGCGCCGGAAGCCGCCCCTTCCGAGGACCTGCCGGTGGAGCAGCGCCTGCACCGCCGCATCGTGTCCGGCCGGCCCCAGGGGCTGGAGGCGGACCTGGACGAGGCGCTGACCACTCGCGAGCCGCTGGCGATCATCAACGACCTGCTGCTGCCGGCCATGCAGGAGGTCGGCGACCTGTTCGGCTCGGGCCGCCTGCAGCTGCCCTTCGTGCTGCGCAGCGCCGAGACGATGAAGGCGGCCGTGCGCCACCTCGAGCCGCACATGTCGCGCAGCGCCGACGCGAGCCGCGGCCGCTTCGTGATCGCGACCGTCAAGGGCGACGTCCACGACATCGGCAAGAACCTCGTGGACATCATCCTGACCAACAACGGCTACACGGTCGACAACCTGGGCATCAAGGTCCCCGTCGAGCAGCTGATCGAGGCGGTGCGGCGCGACCGGCCCGCCGCGGTGGGGATGAGCGGCCTGCTGGTGAAGTCGACCCTGGTCATGCGCGACAACCTCGACGCCTTCAACGAGGCCGGGCTCGACCTGCCGGTGATCCTGGGCGGCGCGGCCCTGACGCGGCTCTACGTGGAGCGCGACCTGCGCCGGCTCTACAAGGGTCCCGTCTACTACGCCCGCGACGCCTTCGACGGCCTGCGCCTGGTCGGCGCCATCAGCCGCGGCGAGGCGCCGCCGGCGCCGGTGCGCGAGGACGTTGCAGCGGACGATGATGGGAACTCGGACGCCCTCGCGATCGTGTCGCCCGGCCCTGGTTCGCCGCTCGCTCCCGTCGCGCGCCTCCCGCAGCCGCCCTTCTGGGGCACGCGCGTCACGACCGGCTTCGACCTCGAGGAGGTCTGGACGCTGCTGAACCGCGCCGCCCTGGTCAAGGGCCGCTGGGGCTACACGCGGGCCGGCCTGGACGCGGCGGGCTACGCCGCCCTGCAGCGCGAGGAGATCGAACCGGCCCTCGCACGCTTGCGCCTGGACGCGTTGCAGAACGGCTGGCTGCAGCCGGCCGCGATCCACGGCTGGTTTCCCTGCGCGTCCGAAGGAGACGACCTGTTGGTCTGGGCGGCTCCCGACGACGCGCAGCCGCGCTGGCGCTTCTCCTTCCCGCGCCAGGCCGCGACGCCGGGCCGCTGCCTGACCGACTACGTGCGGCCGCTCGGCCCGGAGCGCGACGTGCTGGGCGTGATGGTCGTGACCGTGGGCGAGGCGGCCACCGAGCGCTGCCGCGCCCTGCTGCAGGCCGACGACTACCGCGAGTACCTGCTCGCCCACGGCTTCGCCGTCGAGACCGCCGAGGCCCTGGCCGAGTTCCAGCACCGCGCCCTGCGCCGCGAGCTGGGCGTCGACGGGGACGACGCCGCCGATCCCGCCGACCTGGTCAAGGGCCGCTACCGCGGCCGGCGCTTCAGCTTCGGCTACCCGGCCTGCCCCGACCTGGAGCACCAGCGCCTGCTGCGGGAGATGCTGGACTGGGAGCGCATCGGCATCCGCCTGAGCGAGGAATGCCAACTGGAACCCGAGCAGAGCACCAGCGCGCTGGTCTTCCACCACCCCGGCGCCGAATACTTCTCGATCTGA
- a CDS encoding M20/M25/M40 family metallo-hydrolase, producing the protein MRALAPLLILLAAGVAGAHEADPGAASITQEGLMADVRALCAPELGGRLPGTAGYDEAMRYCSDRFAALGLEAGGDDGWSQRLTMELNQIRSCELTLVGADGVAEPLALGSDFACRGFTGSGVADAPVAFVGYGLSLPGRGHDDYAGLDVRGKIVLAIKPAPKWEPADGEGWGDVHLPRPKSRAARDHGAVGLLLIPHPVATRPQPAIASVLHGPGEQVGDLPQAELTAAAAARLCAGGLLELAGLVAAVDEAKAPASRELPGRARLAVDAAYDPAAPTANVVGILPGTDPELRDECLVIGGHLDHVGRQGEVIWPGANDNASGAASVLALARAFAEGGVLPRRTVVFVLFAGEEQGLNGARWFVTHPARPFERTIAMMNLDCVAHGDSIQLGGGGSQPVLWGLARGLDAAQARLSTSRTWPGGGADAEPFHEAGVPTLYFASTPSYTHLHQATDTPETLNPLLHAELTRLAYRTAVEIVQGRYVGEGETSR; encoded by the coding sequence ATGAGAGCCCTCGCCCCGCTGCTGATCCTGCTCGCCGCCGGCGTCGCCGGCGCCCACGAAGCCGACCCCGGCGCCGCGTCGATCACGCAGGAAGGACTGATGGCCGACGTGCGCGCGCTGTGCGCGCCGGAGCTGGGCGGCCGCCTGCCGGGCACGGCCGGCTACGACGAGGCGATGCGCTACTGCAGCGACCGGTTCGCCGCCCTGGGTCTGGAGGCGGGCGGCGACGACGGCTGGTCGCAGCGCCTGACGATGGAGCTGAACCAGATCCGCAGCTGCGAGCTGACGCTGGTCGGCGCCGACGGCGTCGCCGAACCGCTCGCCCTCGGCAGCGACTTCGCCTGCCGCGGGTTCACCGGCAGCGGCGTCGCGGACGCGCCCGTGGCCTTCGTCGGCTACGGCCTGTCGCTGCCCGGGCGGGGCCACGACGACTACGCCGGCCTGGACGTGCGCGGCAAGATCGTGCTGGCGATCAAGCCGGCGCCCAAGTGGGAGCCGGCCGACGGCGAGGGCTGGGGCGACGTCCACCTGCCGCGGCCCAAGTCGCGCGCGGCGCGCGACCACGGCGCGGTGGGCCTGCTGCTGATCCCGCACCCGGTGGCCACACGGCCGCAGCCCGCGATCGCCAGCGTCCTGCACGGTCCCGGCGAGCAGGTGGGCGACCTGCCGCAGGCCGAGCTGACCGCGGCGGCGGCGGCGCGCCTGTGCGCCGGCGGGCTCCTCGAACTGGCCGGCCTGGTCGCGGCCGTGGACGAGGCGAAGGCGCCGGCTTCGCGCGAGCTGCCGGGCCGCGCCCGCCTCGCGGTCGACGCCGCGTACGACCCGGCCGCCCCGACGGCGAACGTGGTCGGCATCCTGCCCGGCACGGATCCGGAGCTGCGCGACGAGTGCCTGGTGATCGGCGGCCACCTCGACCACGTGGGTCGCCAGGGCGAGGTCATCTGGCCCGGCGCCAACGACAACGCGTCGGGGGCCGCGTCCGTCCTCGCGCTGGCCCGCGCGTTCGCCGAGGGCGGCGTGCTGCCGCGGCGCACGGTGGTGTTCGTCCTGTTCGCGGGGGAGGAGCAGGGGCTGAACGGCGCGCGCTGGTTCGTGACGCACCCGGCGCGGCCGTTCGAACGCACGATCGCCATGATGAACCTGGACTGCGTGGCCCACGGCGACAGCATCCAGCTCGGCGGCGGCGGCTCGCAACCGGTCCTCTGGGGCCTGGCCCGCGGCCTGGACGCCGCGCAGGCCCGCCTCTCGACGTCGCGCACCTGGCCCGGCGGCGGCGCCGACGCCGAGCCCTTCCACGAAGCGGGCGTCCCGACGCTCTACTTCGCGTCCACGCCCAGCTACACGCACCTGCACCAGGCGACCGACACGCCCGAGACGCTGAACCCGTTGCTGCACGCGGAACTGACCCGCCTGGCCTACCGCACTGCTGTTGAAATTGTGCAGGGGCGGTACGTTGGGGAGGGCGAAACGAGCCGTTGA
- a CDS encoding mechanosensitive ion channel family protein gives MSDSTWIVVEVLAMLTIYGLASVLTSRLRRGKRRERGSGSALLHLLRSLGGCASRPVAVLLVTQAVLMLLDSMPEAAAWLRARPQHLDAWRMFWLGVLAVELIEGLAVQAYALRRRVFPIPDLLLDIIRALFVLAVGFAVMKLQMGIDIAPLLASTALLTAVVGFALQGVLGNLLAGMSLHLVGSFRTGQWISIGDLEGHVVGTNWRETQVRTRAGHYITVPNAKVAEALIHNMEQPNPVRRHSVNVGASYGDDPDNVLEALLAAARNVPEVRPNPAPAAMITGFLDFGINYRLDFWTTQFYKHSLIDGDVNRMIWYQFKRRGIEIPFPMSDKLLNDFMTVVNHQRRLEPEDRELSVRLDDLLGSDLCTKLVVGADGGPLLDRDALARVAPLLRRLPYTRGETVFVQGEPGDTFHVVVRGQLAVRVVKDADVAAEFVLGPGAVVGEMSLMTGAPRSATVTVSESAELLEFDLAAFRAMLSLRDEIPEALATLAASRAAQNLATLDRLSQEHDAAADAVDEHHGILRRLLAMIGR, from the coding sequence GTGAGCGACTCCACCTGGATCGTCGTCGAAGTCCTGGCCATGCTCACCATCTACGGCCTGGCTTCGGTCCTGACCTCGCGCCTGCGCCGCGGCAAGCGTCGCGAGCGCGGCTCCGGCTCCGCGCTGCTGCACCTGCTGCGCAGCCTGGGCGGCTGCGCCTCGCGCCCGGTGGCCGTGCTGCTGGTCACCCAGGCCGTCCTGATGCTGCTGGACTCCATGCCCGAGGCGGCGGCCTGGCTGCGGGCGCGCCCGCAGCACCTCGACGCCTGGCGGATGTTCTGGCTGGGCGTGCTCGCCGTCGAGCTGATCGAGGGCCTGGCCGTGCAGGCCTACGCCCTGCGCCGGCGCGTCTTCCCGATCCCCGACCTGCTGCTGGACATCATCCGGGCCCTGTTCGTGCTGGCCGTCGGCTTCGCGGTGATGAAGCTGCAGATGGGCATCGACATCGCGCCGCTGCTGGCCTCGACCGCCCTGCTGACCGCGGTGGTCGGCTTCGCGCTGCAGGGCGTGCTGGGCAACCTGCTGGCCGGCATGTCGCTGCACCTGGTCGGCTCGTTCCGCACCGGCCAGTGGATCAGCATCGGCGACCTCGAAGGCCACGTCGTGGGCACCAACTGGCGCGAGACCCAGGTCCGCACCCGCGCCGGCCACTACATCACCGTGCCCAACGCCAAGGTGGCCGAGGCGCTGATCCACAACATGGAACAGCCCAACCCGGTGCGCCGGCACTCGGTCAACGTGGGCGCCAGCTACGGCGACGATCCCGACAACGTGCTCGAGGCCCTGCTGGCCGCGGCCCGCAACGTGCCGGAGGTGCGGCCGAACCCGGCGCCCGCGGCGATGATCACCGGCTTCCTGGACTTCGGCATCAACTACCGGCTCGACTTCTGGACGACCCAGTTCTACAAGCACTCGCTCATCGACGGCGACGTGAACCGGATGATCTGGTACCAGTTCAAGCGCCGCGGCATCGAGATCCCCTTCCCGATGAGCGACAAGCTGCTGAACGACTTCATGACCGTGGTCAACCACCAGCGCCGCCTCGAACCCGAGGACCGCGAACTCTCGGTCCGCCTCGACGACCTGCTCGGCAGCGACCTCTGCACCAAGCTCGTGGTGGGCGCCGACGGCGGGCCGCTGCTGGACCGCGACGCCCTCGCGCGCGTCGCGCCCCTGCTGCGCCGGCTGCCGTACACGCGCGGCGAGACCGTCTTCGTCCAGGGCGAGCCGGGCGACACCTTCCACGTGGTGGTGCGCGGCCAACTCGCCGTGCGCGTCGTGAAGGACGCGGACGTCGCGGCCGAGTTCGTGCTCGGACCGGGAGCGGTGGTCGGCGAGATGAGCCTGATGACCGGCGCGCCGAGGTCGGCCACCGTCACGGTGAGCGAGAGCGCCGAGCTGCTGGAGTTCGACCTCGCCGCGTTCAGGGCGATGCTCTCGCTGCGCGACGAGATCCCCGAGGCGCTGGCGACCCTGGCCGCGTCGCGCGCCGCGCAGAACCTCGCCACGCTCGACCGCCTGTCGCAGGAGCACGACGCGGCGGCCGACGCGGTGGACGAGCACCACGGCATCCTGCGCCGCTTGCTGGCGATGATCGGGCGCTGA
- a CDS encoding MBL fold metallo-hydrolase codes for MRIRFAGVRGSWPRTAPAFARYGGDTTCLLVEPRAGPPLFIDAGTGITAAAEGLPTAGGELLLLLTHVHHDHLQGLPSWGPLYEPGRRLTVAAPGFVPAEAAVRRLLSPPLWPLDLDAVGASVSFHTLPGEPASDVPFAWGGLAVRHLAVPHPGGCAAYRLDEEGGGSFVFATDLEWGAWDDAGRRAFARLCREPRPADALVMDGQFTEGEITARRGWGHSSLGECAAAARTGGVGRLLTTHHSPERDDAAMAAVEAALAGLLPGAAAARQGQVLEL; via the coding sequence ATGAGGATCCGATTCGCCGGCGTGCGGGGCTCGTGGCCGCGCACCGCGCCCGCCTTCGCGCGCTACGGCGGCGACACGACCTGTTTGCTGGTGGAGCCCCGCGCGGGGCCGCCCCTGTTCATCGACGCCGGCACCGGCATCACCGCCGCCGCGGAGGGGCTGCCCACGGCCGGCGGCGAGCTGCTGCTGCTGCTGACCCACGTCCACCACGACCACCTGCAGGGCCTGCCCTCGTGGGGCCCGCTCTACGAGCCGGGCCGCCGCCTGACGGTGGCGGCGCCGGGCTTCGTGCCGGCGGAGGCGGCCGTGCGCCGGCTGCTGTCGCCGCCGCTGTGGCCGCTGGACCTCGACGCGGTCGGCGCGTCGGTGTCGTTCCACACGCTGCCCGGGGAGCCGGCGTCCGACGTCCCCTTCGCCTGGGGCGGCCTGGCCGTCCGCCACCTCGCCGTCCCGCATCCGGGCGGCTGCGCGGCGTACCGGCTGGACGAGGAGGGCGGCGGGTCGTTCGTGTTCGCGACGGACCTCGAGTGGGGGGCCTGGGACGACGCCGGCCGCCGCGCCTTCGCGCGGCTCTGCCGCGAGCCGCGACCGGCGGACGCGCTGGTCATGGACGGCCAGTTCACCGAGGGCGAGATCACCGCGCGTCGCGGCTGGGGCCACAGCAGCCTCGGCGAGTGCGCGGCGGCGGCGCGGACCGGCGGCGTGGGCCGCCTGCTGACGACCCACCACTCGCCCGAGCGCGACGACGCGGCGATGGCCGCCGTCGAAGCGGCGCTGGCTGGTTTGCTGCCGGGCGCCGCCGCGGCGCGGCAGGGGCAGGTCCTCGAGCTCTGA